In Aedes albopictus strain Foshan chromosome 3, AalbF5, whole genome shotgun sequence, the following are encoded in one genomic region:
- the LOC134290471 gene encoding adenylate kinase-like, translated as METSGAAPPIKKIARNAAAAAPKQKQEPTTGTNAALGSDKGTQHPLLKENDRWQSGQTGLDGFRWTVVQAKLDDLLEMRWTRLDAVISRSVYSTKLPMTDDLTGEPMMSRSDENASALVKRLEPTTNPTPGRLIRRRVDCSSGSMSIHLNYEMHII; from the exons ATGGAAA CCTCAG GTGCAGCACCACCGATTAAGAAGATAGCCCgaaatgcagcagcagcagcaccaaaaCAGAAGCAAGAGCCGACCACCGGAACCAACGCAGCCCTCGGTTCGGATAAGGGAACCCAACATCCGCTGCTAAAGGAGAACGATCGATGGCAATCTGGACAAACCGGACTGGACGGTTTCCGTTGGACCGTTGTGCAAGCCAAGCTAGATGACCTGCTGGAGATGCGCTGGACCAGACTAGATGCCGTCATATCACGAAGTGTTTACTCCACGAAGCTCCCTATGACGGACGACCTGACCGGAGAACCCATGATGAGCCGAAGTGACGAGAATGCCTCAGCGTTGGTGAAACGCCTGGAGCCTACTACAAATCCAACCCCTGGCCGCCTAATACGCCGTCGCGTGGACTGTTCTTCCGGGTCGATGTCGATTCATTTGAATTATGAAATGCACATCATTTGA
- the LOC134290473 gene encoding uncharacterized protein LOC134290473, with protein MAENNAPQRSCAFCSQPDEHDDMVACDTCQHWHHYSCAKVDASVKDREWQCTNCTMEGKGAKPKGTANPLENLPVPVRKSGAKSSAGSKTSRRSKKGIGEQSVTSSSRMRLELELKAVEDQQKIREEELAAEKELLDLQRKLEEELREKELAIEAKRIAEAKAALKQKISEEREFRMKQMEIRRRSEEEKAKLIRQASEYGSSRGSLIGTNADSKDKVEDWLEKSTQQTAGPLKEFTSAVDPSRGQNQVTLEQITNRQTANIRADRSLDIPPLTMRNKIVSSMKLLPVQTLVSQVNEDQQAHSKGYDNRHFVDEFDRQNVGGVSGDQVNSDGRNLKLLVGGIDRISVWEDRQRARVREQTESDNFGRGAGNTNEVLTSGIGGTRQHDNPAHSVEEPDAGLRRMCNDEVATGLIRPDISGRRQQPVPRSNESNIQASCNDGHFLEGPTGRQLAARQVMGKDLPIFSGNPEEWPIWISNFRRSSSTCGFSDDENLIRLQRCLKGAALEAVRSRLLCPASVPHVIRTLEMRYGRPETLIRSMTERVRRLPSLKIHDLEAVIEFGLVVDNLVQHLKNAGQQAHLANPALLHDLVGKLPVDYRLKWSAYKSMQFNVDLDTFGQFMSTLVELAYDVADAFSINEKHKQKTKDRAFVQTHTETTVSSENVPVNAAGSRNTRKPCAICKAEGHRVAECSRFKSMDISGRLKAVQQSGLCRSCLNFHGKWPCKTAKECGINDCRLKHHSLLHSPVAVHAAVSTSHANESVASGGPLFRIIPVTLYGKGCEVNIYAFVDEGSKITLLEDTVADQLGITGPTEPLNLQWTGNIKRSEPKSRRISAEISGRGSTKQYQLSNARTVGGLLLPSQTVSYDEMCDRYPHLRGLPIQSYEKVSPKLLIGLDNLKLTVPLKIREGRWVEPIAAKCRIGWSIYGCAITTPSTVVCGLHFGGWTNQEQELNQLVRDYITLDNTGVTHPTTLLESEEDKRSKMLLETTTRRVGGAFETGLLWKADNTRFPSSYNMAFRRLCSLERRLKKDTVLYERVREQIRDYEAKQYAHKATHEELSTTSPDRCWYLPLGIVVNPKKPNKLRMIWDAAATVDGVSLNDALLKGPDFLASLPAVIGNFRVFRYALTGDIKEMFHRFFIRPEDRQFQRFLFREQPHQEPVTYVMDVAIFGAACSPSSAQYIKNLNAKDFEAVYPRAAEAIVRRHYVDDYLDSFGTIEEAVEIGRQVKSIHAEGGFELRNFLSNDSTIAARVGDESQEAEKSISVEKDDRVESVLGMKWIPSSDTFMFTVCLRDNLRHVLEESHVPTKREVLRTVMSFFDPMGLISFFVIHGRILMQDIWATGIGWDDPIDGKSWLQWKKWIELISELSTLRIPRCYFEGATEESYCKLQIHVFVDASQSAYACAVYFRVETPKGPAVSLVMAKSKVAPLKMLTIPRLELQAAVLGTRLLNSVIIMHALKATKRVLWTDSNTVLAWIRSDQRRYHQYVGFRIGEILSMTDVDEWRKVPTKENVADDATKWGNGPAVRSQNRWFQGPEFLRQSEDNWPGGSELIEPTQEELVALNVHDEAVKPGVVDVNRFSKWEKLHRSMAYVHRFIQNIQRSRQSEARLIGLLTQEELCSAEKSLWIQAQTECFTLESEMLHKSKGKPEAVHATLPKSSTLRKLWPFMDETGVIRTRSRLGYADWIPSNIKYPVVLPRQHPITLLLVDYFHRRYRHCNRETIVNEMRQLYEIPKLRSVVFKVSQDCLPCKIRRATPRPPPMAPLPKVRVTPYIRPFTFVGVDFFGPVLVKVGRSVVKRWVSLFTCLTIRAVHLEVVHSLSKESCVMAVRRFVSRRGAPSEIFSDNGTNFVGASNQLKQEMDDLNQHLASTFTNTTTRWSFNPPGAPHMGGVWERMVRSVKVALGGILEAQRRPDDEILETVVIEAEAMINSRPLTYIPLESDAQESLTPNHFLLGSSTGVKQQTVLPTDYQATLMNGWKFVQHLSDVIWRRWIKEYLPVISRRSKWFEEVKELAEGDLVLVVDGAVRNQWIRGRVDKVAKGKDGRVRQAWVKTANGILRRPAVKLALLDVVSGSKPDMDYNGLRAGGCDDEYPSAHDD; from the coding sequence GAGCGGGAATTCAGGATGAAACAGATGGAAATCAGGAGACGCTCGGAGGAAGAAAAGGCAAAGCTGATTCGGCAGGCGTCCGAGTACGGCAGCAGCAGGGGCAGTTTAATTGGTACCAATGCCGATTCGAAGGACAAGGTGGAAGATTGGCTGGAGAAGTCGACGCAGCAGACAGCGGGACCCCTGAAAGAGTTCACGTCAGCAGTTGACCCTAGTCGTGGTCAAAACCAGGTAACCCTCGAGCAAATTACTAACCGCCAAACAGCCAACATTAGGGCCGATAGGAGCTTAGACATTCCCCCACTAACAATGCGAAATAAAATTGTCTCCTCTATGAAACTGCTCCCTGTACAGACTTTGGTTAGCCAGGTAAACGAAGACCAGCAAGCTCACTCGAAAGGTTACGACAATCGACATTTCGTGGATGAGTTTGACAGACAAAATGTGGGTGGTGTTTCTGGTGACCAAGTCAATTCAGACGGTCGCAATCTGAAACTGTTGGTGGGTGGAATCGATCGTATCAGTGTATGGGAAGATCGTCAACGTGCGCGAGTTCGTGAACAAACCGAAAGTGATAATTTCGGACGCGGTGCGGGAAACACGAACGAAGTGCTGACGAGCGGTATCGGTGGTACCAGACAACACGACAACCCAGCGCATTCCGTGGAGGAACCAGATGCGGGATTGCGAAGAATGTGCAACGATGAAGTGGCAACGGGGCTAATCAGACCGGATATCAGCGGTAGAAGGCAGCAACCAGTACCGAGAAGTAATGAGTCAAACATTCAAGCGAGCTGTAATGACGGCCACTTCTTGGAAGGTCCAACAGGTAGGCAACTGGCAGCTAGGCAAGTCATGGGGAAGGATTTGCCAATATTTTCCGGAAATCCTGAGGAATGGCCCATATGGATCAGCAATTTTCGGCGGTCATCTTCAACTTGTGGGTTTTCTGACGACGAAAACCTGATTCGACTGCAACGTTGTTTGAAAGGTGCAGCTCTAGAAGCGGTGCGCAGCAGGCTGTTGTGTCCGGCTAGTGTTCCGCACGTAATTCGCACGCTAGAGATGCGATACGGTCGTCCGGAGACATTAATTCGCTCGATGACGGAGCGAGTTCGTCGATTACCTTCTCTGAAAATTCACGATCTGGAAGCGGTCATCGAATTTGGATTGGTTGTGGACAATTTGGTGCAACATCTGAAGAACGCGGGACAGCAGGCACATTTGGCTAATCCGGCCCTTCTGCACGATCTGGTGGGAAAATTGCCTGTTGATTACAGACTCAAGTGGTCGGCGTACAAAAGTATGCAGTTCAACGTGGATTTGGATACGTTTGGGCAGTTCATGTCAACTTTAGTAGAGCTAGCCTATGACGTGGCGGATGCTTTCTCAATCAACGAAAAACATAAGCAAAAGACCAAGGATCGGGCTTTCGTACAGACGCACACAGAAACCACCGTGTCGTCAGAGAACGTACCGGTTAACGCTGCGGGTTCCCGTAATACGAGAAAACCTTGTGCCATTTGTAAAGCGGAAGGACATCGGGTGGCGGAATGCAGCCGGTTCAAGTCGATGGATATTAGCGGAAGATTGAAGGCCGTACAGCAGAGTGGTCTTTGTCGATCGTGTTTGAATTTCCACGGGAAGTGGCCGTGCAAGACTGCGAAGGAATGTGGAATCAACGATTGCCGGCTGAAACATCATTCGCTGTTACATTCTCCAGTAGCAGTTCATGCGGCGGTGTCTACGAGCCATGCGAACGAGTCGGTAGCAAGCGGAGGGCCATTGTTCCGGATCATACCCGTGACGCTATACGGAAAGGGCTGTGAAGTGAACATCTACGCCTTTGTGGACGAAGGATCGAAAATTACGCTGTTGGAGGATACCGTAGCGGATCAACTTGGAATCACTGGACCAACGGAACCATTGAACTTGCAGTGGACCGGGAACATCAAGCGTAGTGAGCCCAAATCGCGGCGGATCAGCGCTGAGATTTCAGGCAGAGGATCAACGAAACAGTATCAACTGAGCAACGCTCGGACAGTCGGCGGATTACTGCTCCCATCGCAAACAGTGAGCTACGACGAAATGTGTGATCGATACCCCCATCTACGCGGTCTACCTATTCAAAGCTACGAGAAAGTATCTCCAAAACTCTTGATTGGTCTTGACAATTTGAAGCTCACCGTACCGTTGAAAATCAGAGAAGGAAGATGGGTAGAACCGATAGCCGCCAAGTGCCGCATCGGGTGGAGCATCTACGGATGCGCAATAACGACACCGTCAACGGTCGTATGTGGGCTTCACTTTGGAGGATGGACCAATCAGGAACAGGAGCTCAACCAGCTGGTTCGTGACTACATTACGCTAGACAACACTGGTGTAACGCATCCCACTACTCTTCTGGAATCGGAGGAGGACAAGAGGTCAAAAATGCTGCTTGAAACAACCACCAGAAGAGTCGGCGGAGCCTTCGAAACTGGGCTGCTGTGGAAAGCGGACAATACTCGGTTTCCAAGCAGTTACAACATGGCGTTTCGACGATTGTGCTCTTTGGAAAGGCGGCTGAAGAAGGATACAGTGTTATACGAACGCGTTAGAGAGCAAATTCGAGATTACGAGGCGAAACAATACGCACACAAGGCCACCCACGAGGAACTGAGCACTACCAGCCCCGATCGGTgctggtacctaccactgggaataGTTGTGAACCCGAAGAAGCCGAACAAATTGAGGATGATCTGGGACGCGGCTGCAACAGTCGACGGAGTGTCCCTGAACGATGCTTTGCTGAAAGGGCCAGACTTCTTAGCATCACTTCCGGCAGTAATAGGAAACTTTCGCGTGTTTCGGTACGCTTTGACCGGAGACATCAAGGAAATGTTTCATCGATTCTTCATACGACCTGAAGATCGACAATTCCAGAGGTTCCTGTTCAGGGAGCAGCCACATCAAGAGCCAGTTACCTATGTAATGGACGTAGCCATCTTTGGGGCTGCATGTTCACCAAGTAGTGCCCAGTATATAAAAAATCTGAACGCCAAAGATTTCGAAGCAGTGTATCCACGGGCAGCTGAAGCCATCGTGCGCCGTCATTATGTGGACGATTACCTCGATAGCTTCGGAACCATTGAGGAAGCGGTAGAGATTGGTCGTCAAGTGAAGAGTATACACGCTGAAGGTGGATTCGAGCTCCGGAATTTCTTGTCAAACGATTCAACGATAGCAGCTCGGGTTGGAGATGAATCGCAGGAGGCGGAAAAAAGTATCAGCGTGGAAAAGGATGATCGGGTTGAATCCGTCCTAGGAATGAAGTGGATTCCAAGTAGCGACACCTTCATGTTCACTGTTTGCCTCCGGGATAATCTGCGACACGTTCTTGAAGAGTCACACGTTCCTACGAAGCGAGAAGTCTTACGCACCGTAATGAGCTTCTTCGACCCGATGGGACTCATATCGTTTTTCGTGATCCACGGGCGCATCTTGATGCAGGACATCTGGGCAACAGGAATCGGCTGGGATGATCCTATCGATGGAAAGAGTTGGTTGCAGTGGAAGAAGTGGATCGAGCTGATTTCGGAATTGAGCACTCTTCGAATCCCACGTTGCTACTTCGAAGGCGCCACAGAAGAGAGTTATTGCAAGTTGCAGATCCATGTATTCGTCGATGCGAGCCAATCAGCCTATGCATGTGCAGTGTATTTCCGAGTTGAAACACCAAAAGGTCCGGCAGTTAGCCTTGTAATGGCAAAATCCAAAGTAGCACCGTTGAAGATGTTGACGATTCCTCGACTCGAATTGCAAGCTGCCGTCCTTGGAACTCGTCTGCTCAATAGTGTGATCATCATGCACGCACTGAAGGCGACGAAGCGCGTATTATGGACTGACTCCAATACAGTTCTCGCCTGGATACGATCGGATCAGCGGCGGTATCACCAATACGTTGGATTTAGGATCGGTGAAATTCTATCGATGACGGATGTCGACGAATGGAGGAAGGTGCCAACGAAAGAGAATGTAGCTGACGACGCAACAAAGTGGGGAAATGGACCGGCTGTTCGCTCCCAAAATCGGTGGTTTCAAGGACCGGAATTTCTTCGACAATCCGAGGACAATTGGCCAGGCGGTAGTGAACTGATCGAACCCACGCAGGAGGAACTAGTGGCGTTGAACGTTCATGATGAAGCAGTGAAACCAGGGGTAGTAGACGTAAATAGATTCAGTAAGTGGGAAAAGCTGCACCGTTCAATGGCTTACGTGCATCGATTCATTCAGAACATCCAACGATCTCGACAAAGCGAGGCGCGATTGATAGGATTATTGACGCAAGAGGAGTTGTGCAGCGCCGAGAAATCGCTGTGGATTCAGGCACAAACGGAGTGTTTTACGTTGGAATCCGAAATGCTGCACAAGTCAAAGGGAAAACCCGAAGCAGTTCATGCCACATTACCAAAATCAAGCACGTTACGCAAATTGTGGCCGTTCATGGATGAAACAGGCGTAATACGAACAAGGAGCCGTCTTGGGTATGCTGACTGGATCCCTTCTAACATCAAGTATCCGGTAGTTCTACCTCGGCAACATCCAATCACGTTACTTCTGGTTGACTATTTCCACCGTCGTTATCGCCATTGCAACCGTGAGACGATCGTCAACGAGATGCGGCAACTCTACGAGATCCCGAAACTACGGTCAGTCGTGTTCAAGGTATCGCAGGATTGTCTACCATGTAAGATACGTCGGGCGACTCCTCGCCCGCCCCCTATGGCGCCGCTGCCCAAAGTGCGAGTTACTCCTTATATAAGGCCGTTTACCTTTGTTGGAGTTGACTTCTTCGGTCCGGTGCTGGTGAAAGTTGGACGAAGCGTTGTTAAGCGGTGGGTGTCTCTATTCACCTGTTTGACAATACGAGCTGTGCATCTCGAGGTTGTACACAGCCTGTCGAAGGAGTCCTGTGTAATGGCGGTTAGAAGGTTCGTGTCACGACGAGGAGCACCGTCAGAGATCTTCAGTGATAATGGCACGAACTTCGTCGGTGCGAGCAATCAGCTGAAGCAGGAAATGGATGATTTGAATCAACATTTGGCGTCAACGTTCACCAACACCACAACTCGGTGGTCGTTCAACCCACCAGGAGCTCCTCACATGGGAGGAGTGTGGGAGCGTATGGTCCGCTCAGTGAAGGTGGCTTTAGGCGGTATTCTTGAAGCGCAGCGACGACCAGACGACGAAATTTTGGAGACGGTTGTCATCGAAGCGGAAGCAATGATAAATTCGCGGCCGCTGACGTATATTCCGCTGGAATCGGACGCACAGGAGTCTCTAACGCCGAATCACTTCCTGTTGGGGAGTTCAACTGGAGTGAAGCAACAGACTGTACTACCAACGGACTACCAAGCAACGCTGATGAACGGATGGAAGTTTGTGCAGCACTTGTCGGATGTAATATGGAGAAGATGGATCAAAGAATATTTGCCGGTAATATCTAGAAGGTCGAAATGGTTCGAAGAAGTAAAAGAGTTGGCTGAAGGAGATCTAGTCCTAGTTGTGGATGGTGCAGTTCGGAACCAGTGGATAAGAGGGAGAGTTGACAAGGTTGCTAAAGGAAAAGACGGCAGAGTGCGGCAGGCCTGGGTGAAGACTGCAAATGGAATTTTGAGAAGACCAGCTGTGAAGTTGGCGTTACTCGACGTCGTTTCTGGAAGCAAACCGGATATGGACTATAATGGTTTACGGGCGGGGGGATGTGACGACGAGTACCCCTCGGCGCATGACGATTAG